In Maniola hyperantus chromosome 20, iAphHyp1.2, whole genome shotgun sequence, the following are encoded in one genomic region:
- the LOC117991903 gene encoding uncharacterized protein, with translation MKTMIVVVLFGVIAMVASQRGVQVVDQNPEMVQVVDQNPEMVQVVDHNPEGVKVVDKNPQVEARVGGFTGIILDRVSSLRSKVHDRTSRVLTLLGVNVVDNNPYPTPVHVVDNSHHGVHVVDPFPTPVHVVDNSHNEGHNADNIYPTPVHVVDNSHDGVNVVDNSPYQHDGGFVNVDPGFGQPGIGQGVDPGFNRPPAGRPYRPGGNQGVDPGFNRPPAGRPYRPGGNQVVIQNPDPGFNQGGANQGSLDPDIYYRRQQSPWLRSGK, from the exons GTTGTTCTCTTCGGTGTGATTGCAATGGTTGCATCACAAAGAGGTG TGCAAGTAGTGGACCAAAATCCTGAAATGG TGCAAGTTGTGGACCAAAATCCCGAAATGG TGCAAGTCGTGGACCATAATCCTGAAggtg TGAAAGTAGTGGACAAAAATCCTCAagttg AAGCTCGTGTGGGGGGCTTCACTGGCATAATCCTGGATCGAGTTTCTTCACTGAGGTCTAAGGTCCATGATAGAACCAGCCGAGTCCTAACATTGCTAGGAG TAAACGTAGTTGACAACAACCCATATCCCACTCCTG TTCACGTAGTTGACAATAGTCATCATGGTG taCATGTAGTGGACCCATTCCCTACTCCAG TTCACGTAGTTGACAATAGCCACAACGAAG ggcATAATGCTGATAATATCTACCCAACTCCCG tTCACGTAGTTGATAACAGCCACGACGGAG TGAACGTTGTTGATAACAGTCCGTACCAACACGATG GTGGTTTTGTGAACGTCGACCCTGGATTCGGACAACCGGGTATTGGTCAGG GTGTTGACCCTGGATTCAACAGACCACCTGCAGGCAGACCCTATAgac CTGGTGGTAATCAGG GTGTTGACCCTGGATTCAACAGACCACCTGCAGGCAGGCCCTATAgac CTGGTGGTAATCAGG TAGTCATACAAAACCCAGACCCAGGTTTCAACCAAGGTGGAGCTAATCAGG GAAGTCTTGATCCCGATATCTATTACAGAC gtcaGCAATCGCCCTGGTTGCGCTCAGGCAAATGA